Below is a genomic region from Doryrhamphus excisus isolate RoL2022-K1 chromosome 16, RoL_Dexc_1.0, whole genome shotgun sequence.
TagtgagatttttttaaatgagaaattaattaatcatgatctGTAGTTaatttagatagatagatagactccctttattgtcattgcacaaaacacagtagtgaaattgccaacgaaatgtcgttgcctggctcccatataataacagacacaaaagaagataagtaataataaataataataataataataataataataataataatgtggagaataaatagatagaatagacaccaaatgtgaacaacataatgtaaagtgcagcgtgaacagtaaattgcccaaataatttaaataatttaaataaatattaatgtaagtaaggtagagggacttattttatataattaatctgtttttttatCTTCCCCTAAAAATTGTGAGTGAAGCCCTCACTTtgtaataatttcatttaaattcattaCTTATTGTGGTGGaacaatatcataataataaccccCCAAAAATGGACTTTTAAAggcatttattgtttttaatagacTCAAACAAATGCATGCCATTTACATTCCATTGTATTTGAGACTAGTCCCAAGTCCCATTCATTGGACCGACAACTCTCACATGCTCCTCCATTTTTATGTCTCCTCTCCGCTACTCACCGCGCCCTCCCAACTGCAATGCACCTATGAGGTGATGCTAAACAAGCCCAAAGacaatgacagccaatcaatgTTCACTTCAGAGAGTGACTGTTATATATATGACAAATTTTCTTAGTTGTCATCctgtatattattaatatgtccAAATGCTGGCATTAAAAATAGATCCACAGATGCAGAGAGCTATTTTAAATGTGTCATGTCCTTGACTGGAAATAGTAGTCCTCTGACAGTAGGGTGTAGTAATGTAATCTACATTTAGCCCTGTTTTCGGTGGAaggatggtaatggttttataaaTAGTTTAGTCCCATTACACAATTCATGTTCTGCACTGGTGTTGCATGGGCAGCCCTGTGTCAGCTGAGATATAGGCTCCAGTTCCATcaagcaatagaaaatggatggatggatggtataaGCTAATGTTATCAATGcatttttccaaactacttCATTATGAAAATGATTTATATACTTGTTATTGATAGTCTTAGATCTTTTGAACCTATGCATTTAGGACTCAGGGGGAATGCGGCGGAAAGAAAGGTAATTACACCCTTAAAGGTAAAATATTCCTTAATAATTTCTAATATAGAGTCATATTAGGTACCTGAAAATGtggttatttaaataaaaaaaatcttcatagtaaccattaataatatttgtttaaaaatttCAGTAATATAATCATTAAAAGCGacagcttttttttgttcttgataCTGATATTCTCCTGATGTCCAATAGATGGCAGTAATCTTCTTTGAAACTATTTGTTGACAGCCAATTGAATCTGAGGAATGAGAATAGGGGGCATAAAGAGATAagtagtaataaaaaaaaacattttttaaagcaaaattaACCATTCTGAAGCACTCTTCACGTTCCAAAGCCTTAAAGCTCGTCACAACTTTAAATAGTGCAACAATTGATTTTTAATGTTTACTTTGATTTGGTTTTACTggtgtatataaaataattgatTTACAAATTATAATGTGTTATTCTTGACATATCTTTTTTTCGATATTGTAggccttttgtttttgtgaatgtcaataaagttgtattacTCAAAGAAGAGGCGGAGGATGAGAGCAAAGAATGCAAAGGCTAGGGAGGAAATGAACGTactgtaaacaggaagtactttcATTTTATCCTAAAGTCCAGGTGGTGTCTGCTGAAGGGCCTAAAAAGCAGCGAACCAAGCTTCATTCCTGGTAAATAGGCGCTGTACCACAAAGTAAGAGTCTTGCAACGTTTATAATTATTCATCATTATGTAGTAACTCAAAAAGCATTCCTCTGTCCACGAAGAAACCTCGCAAGATGACGTGTCTCGCTAGTTTAGCGTTAGCCGTGTCGGTGTATTTACGGTGTTATAACTCCCTTCGAGCTGCAAAGATTGTTAAATATAATGTTTAGTCAAAGAGGCGAACACAATGCATTCCGGCTATCCACTTGACGTTAAATAACTATTGGTTAGCTTAGTAGCAACGGCTATGTTAGCTTGGGTCCGCAACAAACCAACACGCAGGTCACCAGCATGACCAATAAATGCACGATTTAGTATTTTATTCCACTTATTCCACTTTAAAGTGTCTTTTCCGTGAGGTCAGTTGTTgaatgtttgttacataaaagcAACTATACTACAACTTTTTTGCGAACTATATTGTTAGGCCAATTCTGTTAATTGTCTCGGTACCGGCAATAACACGTATGCATGCTTTACGTTGTGTTATAAAGGTTCTACTAACTGAAAATGTCTTCAGCATTAGGCGAAGGACGTTGGGTGGGTGATGTCGTTGTTGTATGTAGTGATGATTGATTTGATGATtacagattatttaaaaaaatcatattcaacTGTAATCTGAAAATAAACTGCTAAACCCCCCGTAGCCTTTTACTGGTCTCTTAGTTCAACTCCTGAATCAAAAAACTTTTGCACAACATTCTGATTCAATGTGGGGGAAACAATAAAGAGGCTAATACCACTacatttgttgtgtttattgGTCCAAAGTCCATTACATTAGGGCCCAAACCTCCATTACCATCACAAGCGTTTAAATACAGCAAACGCAAATGTGAACAGGTGATTATTGTAATACGACTGGTACTGTTGTGTATTCTCAAGTGATAAtgtgtgtaaaataaatgtgtatgtgtTCCACTCCTAGTCATAAGGTGGAGCAGAAGACAGCAGGAGTTGCCGTTTTTGACCTCTTCCCTGTACTATTTGGTCCCTgagatgacatcacagcagCCTCAACTCCACGGTGGGGCTCTTCATCACCAGGTTGCCCACAATGACTCAGCACAGCAAGCCCAGCCTCATTTtcaggctcatccacttgactcAAACCAGAGCAGCGCCACGGCTGGCCGTACGGACAACAGAGCTCTTCCACGCCGGCCGGGATGTTCCAATTTGGCGACAACTAGTGGAGTTTCTGCCTGTTTTGTGAACTCCAACATATCCAGAGGATCAAGGAGTTTTGAGCCTTGGCCTGAGGAGGCGGTGGACAGGTCACATGGTTTGAACTCTCTACACCGCATGTTTGACATAGTTGGAGCCCAACTCACACATCGGGACGTTAGAGTActgtcttttttgtttgtggATGTGATTGATGAGTATGAGCGTGGCGGCATCCGGAGTGGAAGGGATTTCTTGTTGGCCCTGGAGCGCCAGGGTCGCTGTGACGAGACCAACTTTCAACACGTGCTCCAGCTTCTGAGGATTATCACTCGCCATGACCTGTTGCCTTATGTCACGCTTAAGAAACGCCAGGCCGGTGAGTGTACTTTAGTGGTCTTATTTCACAAATAATGTTGAATGTTGATGTCTTTGTGTAATCTCACTGTGGCATTGGGGGGTGCTAAGTCACATAAACGTATTGATTTATAGGTGTTTGTTCCACTTCATGCAGCTTTAGACGTAAGAATGTGCTAGGGATGAGTGTAATAGTACAGGGAAACCACGATACAGTCCGTGCCAAggtcatgtttattttatttttagtacagTTTCTTACAGTGCAGTCGTGCAAAGAACTCTTCTCATCGCTACTGATGAGGGAGGTAAAGCGATCAAAAACAGATGATCCGCACCTTGACGTCATGGCCACTATGCGTGGGTTCCAGCAGGCACTGTAGCTGAAGAAATCCACAGCCGCAGCCAACACATATGGGTGGAGCCGTGCAGCTGTTGTTGCCTATACTCTCTGATATACATTTTGTTCTATGCTCACATTACGTCTAAGGGGGGGCTTTTTGCTAGCCTGGGGAGACACCCGCGTGCACACACAAGCAAAATGTATTGCAAAAGCGCATAAAGGTGCTTTGTCCTAAATAGCACACAGTTTTACTGCAACCCTAGTAAGTGTGCCTTAGAACACGCACAGGCGCTTTAAATACATATTCATTGTGCATCTAATATCACACTATTGTGATGAGATGGTGCCTTATAATTACATaatctaccgctttttcctcacgagggttccgggggctgctggagcctatcccagctgtcctcgggcgagaggcggggtacaccctggactggtcgccagccaatcacagtgcacatatagacaaacaaccattcacactcacattcatacctatggacaatttggagttgccaattaacctagcatatttttggaatgtgggaggaaaccggagtacccggagaaaacccacgcatgcacggggagaacatgcaaactccacacagtgatggccgagggtggaattgaacacaggtctcctagctgtgaggtctgcgcgctaaccactcgaccgccgtgccgccctggtcATCAATTAatgatttaaatatgtaaatatcggCTGATTTCGGCCTgtgaaatgtgaatattttttaattcccttactcatccatgaaagcagacctattatatttgtgttttaaccaaaataatacattcacatacatcagctttgacttttgaAAGAAAAATCCTTGGATCGGTTAAACTTTTACTTTGGCTTCTTGGGTCAGGTATCCTATATGCCTAAAAGCTTATGCACTGTCTAAACTAGAGACCACTGGTGGAATGGTAATGGTGGAAAAGAAGCTGAAGAGGGCAGTAGTGACAGATGTAGCAACCCCATGTCGTTCAGTGGTGGAAGCTGGGATTACATTGCTTTATCCCTTCCTTCAATATGACATATTCAGCttgtataaatgtaaatattatagtGTAGTGAAACTATTATCAACACCAGTTGTTTGTCAGTGTGCCCAGATCCTGTTGACAAGTACCTGGAAGAGACATCGGTGCGCTACATTTCACCTAGAGGAGCCATGAAGAGCAGGGATAGTGCGCCTCACAGAATGGCAGGTAGGTCTCCGTGTCCACGCACCGCAAGGTTCTGTTTCCATCATCCTCCGAAGAAAAAGAAGCGATTGTGATCTGTTAGAGACATATTTGTTAAGATAAGacatgcctttattagtcccacaaggggcCATTCTAGATTTCAGATGGGTTGGTTTGGTTGTTGTCACAGCCCCCAGTTAGGTCTTTGTTCTGTCCCATCAGGACCCTATGTTGGCCCATCCCGGGTGAAACCAGCTCCTCCTGCACCTAACGGCATGTGGAAGAGAAGCCAGTCTTCGTCCGACTTCAGAGAGAAGCAAACTTGTGGTATGACGgatctttttgtcattttagaagatGTACAGTTGGTCCCATAGGACATACAGTAGACCTGATCTGTTCCAGGATCAAACCGTAGCTATTGTAAGGCCTTCTGGGCCTGCCAGGAGGTAGGCcgtgtgtggaataaattaaaacagaccgttttggaaatacatctggaataggtgcagattccatAAGTTGTAGAAAGTGTTCTATGcgcgttattgtgtgtagctgctctgtaggagtccacaactcaatacaaagggccaaaaatgagtataataggtccccttcaacTGTACAAGGTTTTAAGTCACTTCATGATGTGGTGTTGGTGTCCATGGAAGTGAGGAGAAGGCAGCTGACTTCACGCACTATGCTTTTAAACATTCTAATTGTTGCACAACCATTCGGATTTGAAAGCATCGTCTTGTGCGATGTCACAGGACACATCAGCAGATATCATGAGGCTTCAGATTTTTATATGGCATTGTTGAGACTCGACCACAGGACGATGCAAGGGATGGAGAAGTGAGGAGAAAGGATGAAAACCATAGAAGTAGAACTACACATACAGTAGCTACATGTAGCATCGGGTCTGGCTACTCAGCAGAATACAATCaattgataaaataatatatgtttgtatttgtacaGTGCAAATGGACTGGCAAAtgttatgtgcaatattgtCCAAAAACCTCGGTCAAATTTTGGTGAAAATTTGAAGAATTGTAACTTACCTTGTAACCTTACCATGCTCATCTTCTTCAGATATCCGCTTGCGTGTTCGCGCCGAATACTGCCAGCACGACTCGGCCCTCCAGGGCAACATCTTTTCCAACAAACAAGAAGCGGTGGAGCGACAGTTTGAGCGCTTCAACCAGGCCAACACCATCCTCAAATCTCGTGACTTGGGCTCCATCATCTGTGACATCAAGTTCTCTGAGCTCACCTACCTGGATGCTTTCTGGAGAGACTACATCAACGGATCATTGTTAGAGGCCCTGAAGGGAGTTTTCATCACAGATTCTCTTAAGCAGGCTGTAGGCCACGAGGCGATAAAACTGTTGGTCAACGTGGATGAGGAGGATTACCAGGCGGGCCGACGCAGACTTCTTTGTAATTTAGTGACAAGTGGAGATCCTCCCGGAGGTAGTAAAGTCTGTGTGTCTTAGACATTATCCCAAAGCGGAAGGAATAAAACTGTGCCTCCCCATGGGGAATAGATTTGAGATGAGGACGTTGCACATGAGATGCTTGTCtgaaatgtgtgtatgtgtctggAAGTGAAGAAAATGTCCAACAATCCCATTGATTCCTTTAGAGCAATGGCTGGAGGATAGTTGGCACCCCGACGTATAGCATGCAAGGTGACGGGGGACTTCGCCAGCGAGAAGAAGTACAGTAAGTGATGCAAACACTTTAACATTCAATTTAATAGGAATGGGTTCATTTTCTTTGAAAGAAGGAAAATGCATTGTGGTTTTATTCCCGCACAGAAAAAAAGGCTCAATGCTGTcaactttttgctttttttttttttagataatttatttttccagctcatattgGTTGTATTAACCCATTAAGAGCGTGTTTTTGTATGTTCTGTAAAGCACCCATTTTAGTAGCCCCTCAACCCCGCCCCCTTGTTTCCTGTGTGTTTTTATCGCACCTCATCTGTTTATGACCATGTTGTAGTGGATCGTATTTG
It encodes:
- the dedd gene encoding death effector domain-containing protein — protein: MTSQQPQLHGGALHHQVAHNDSAQQAQPHFQAHPLDSNQSSATAGRTDNRALPRRPGCSNLATTSGVSACFVNSNISRGSRSFEPWPEEAVDRSHGLNSLHRMFDIVGAQLTHRDVRVLSFLFVDVIDEYERGGIRSGRDFLLALERQGRCDETNFQHVLQLLRIITRHDLLPYVTLKKRQAVCPDPVDKYLEETSVRYISPRGAMKSRDSAPHRMAGPYVGPSRVKPAPPAPNGMWKRSQSSSDFREKQTCDIRLRVRAEYCQHDSALQGNIFSNKQEAVERQFERFNQANTILKSRDLGSIICDIKFSELTYLDAFWRDYINGSLLEALKGVFITDSLKQAVGHEAIKLLVNVDEEDYQAGRRRLLCNLVTSGDPPGGSKVCVS